A window of Lacibacter sediminis contains these coding sequences:
- a CDS encoding glycoside hydrolase family 5 protein has product MKTKIRFPFSGIIVLLFVSSTLSAQNTNKANYAFEQNKRLGRGVNIIGYDPLWKDSSKARMKAKHFKLIKEAGFNNVRIVIAPFKFSMGDSAYTIKPDFFVTLDWAIKEALKNKLMAIVDFHEHNAIAKDPMGNMPKILAMWKQIAEHCKGYSNDVMFELCNEPNMKPETWNTIQSEAYKVVRKSNPNRTIIIGTINGNQIKFLPDLKLLEEDRNIIVAIHYYSPIQFTHQGAPWSVRNKDLSGIEWTQSKAQEDSVKADFDFAQQWSMKNKRPLTLGEFGAYEKADMASRIKWTNYIARQAEARNWSWSYWQFDSDFILYDMSKDDWVESIKQALIPAKK; this is encoded by the coding sequence ATGAAAACAAAGATCAGGTTTCCATTTTCCGGAATAATTGTATTGCTGTTTGTCAGTTCAACACTATCAGCACAAAACACTAATAAAGCTAATTATGCATTTGAGCAAAATAAGCGACTCGGTCGTGGTGTAAATATTATTGGCTACGATCCTTTATGGAAAGATTCTTCCAAGGCCAGGATGAAAGCAAAGCATTTTAAACTCATTAAAGAAGCAGGGTTTAACAATGTGCGTATTGTGATTGCTCCGTTTAAATTCTCCATGGGTGATTCCGCATATACGATCAAACCAGATTTTTTTGTCACGCTTGATTGGGCTATTAAAGAAGCATTGAAAAATAAGTTGATGGCGATTGTTGATTTTCATGAACACAATGCCATTGCAAAAGACCCAATGGGCAATATGCCGAAGATATTGGCGATGTGGAAACAGATCGCTGAGCATTGTAAGGGATATTCCAATGATGTGATGTTTGAATTATGCAATGAGCCGAACATGAAACCGGAAACATGGAATACGATTCAAAGTGAAGCGTATAAAGTTGTGCGTAAATCAAATCCTAACAGAACGATCATCATTGGCACCATCAATGGCAACCAGATCAAATTTTTACCTGATTTGAAATTACTGGAAGAAGACCGAAACATCATTGTGGCAATTCATTATTACAGTCCCATACAGTTTACGCACCAGGGTGCGCCATGGTCGGTACGGAATAAAGACCTGAGCGGAATTGAATGGACGCAAAGCAAAGCGCAGGAAGATTCTGTGAAAGCAGATTTTGATTTTGCTCAGCAATGGTCAATGAAAAATAAGCGGCCATTAACACTCGGCGAATTTGGGGCGTATGAAAAAGCAGATATGGCTTCACGTATCAAGTGGACAAATTATATCGCAAGACAAGCGGAAGCAAGAAACTGGAGCTGGAGTTACTGGCAATTCGATTCTGATTTTATTCTGTATGATATGAGTAAAGATGATTGGGTGGAATCAATCAAACAGGCATTAATACCGGCTAAGAAATAA